Genomic DNA from Ciona intestinalis unplaced genomic scaffold, KH HT000034.2, whole genome shotgun sequence:
AAGTTATTTCAGGCAATGGTTGCCCCATGTGCATGGATTGCAATCGCAATGCTTGATGGAAAATATTACGCATGTGCAACTACAGTTCAACCGTTTGACATGACATGCAGAGCGGTCACTAGAACACCAgcaaacaaaagtaaaatattatttacagttcactattttataaacaagaaGTTATGACATCTTACAAATCATAGTTCTCTTTCTaccattttaaagtttgatcATATTTTGGGTAACTAGTGGAAAactaattgaaaaaaaaaatgataggtaatttatttaaattatgcaactttattatttgatCTATTACAGGAAATTCCACCCAAATACCTTATTTGTGAATATGATAAACTAAACAAACTTTaggttttattacaaaaactattctattatgaaataaaacaatcattaCATCATCAGTTCGTTACACTGTGACTTATGaaagaaacaaaagaaaatcaCAAACTCTTGGCTGGATATTCATTGCACTTGCCTTATTCATTGGATCTATTGTGTACATGGCTAACAGGTAGCAGATATTAAGTAATTCAGATTATATAGTTGGTCAAATCTGGTTTAACATACAACaacttattaaatatattaaaactaatcCTTGTCTTAGTAACACATGTTGTAGTCAGACATAATATGAATCTAAAATAACGTGTACATGAGacagcagaaaaaaaaacaatttgctgacagaacagttttataatattcgCAGCTAATTGTAGGTAAGGATCTAGGGCTAGAAAACATAAGAGACAAGTCCaaataattgtataaaataagagatatatattttgcctaaaattgcattgtcagtctcttattcaaattaaGTCAAATTAACTAATTACAGATTATAATCAAGTAAAATAATATCCTGACAGGTGGTTTTCACGTTTGACATACTTACATCGCAACTACATGTTATGGTACCACGACATTGAAGATCAAAAATTTGAGTTAATTGCAAAAGAACAGGTAAATTTATacttgattttaaacattacaaccatttgttaaaacagtaGAAGAAGTATTTCAGCAATAATACAGTTGtcgtaaaaatatattaatataaaaaatgaagtttGATTTTACCTGCACTGGTATCGCTTGTGttctaatatattttaaaacaatacacaattcaaagttacaaataaataaaattactaaCATGAAGTAACTTGTTTAGATTGAAGAAGAGgctgaaaaaaatattcgaaaTTTTCTGGCAGACAAACGACCAAAACTTAACTGGGATAAAATTTCAACCGTATTTGATCTTGTCAGAGATAGGAAAGGCTATGCAATTTACaggtatataaattaattttcaattAACACTATAGAAAATAACTTTAGATTGTATAGTGGTAAGACAATGTGACCTACATTCACGTATACTCAtgaagttacaaacgtggtaattcataagctggtacaaggtgtatgaaacagaacaaccatttataacgactgtcgttttctggtgacacgagaataaagcaaattaTATTCATGCTATAACAGCTTTTCATTACAGCATAGCAAAATTATTATGCAACAATAAATCATAATCTAGCGGACTATAtaccacataatattttagtaaCAGTGTTCAATAATAACTTGGTTCTAATCTACTTTACCACGCACATGCACAACAATAAATATCTTCAACCAGAGCTTACTTGTTCAACAACATTTTCTTACTTTACCTTTTAATTTGTATGTACGATAATATCTTACAAAATATCCAATTAGTCACTTAAACTGTATCAAGACtttaaactttgtgttttacttATAACAGTCGATTGGATGAATGGAATGAGTGCCATCCAATAAATGTAGAAGATAATATTTCTGATAAAACAACCAACGGATCAAAAGACAAACACTCGAGCGTAGCAGATGATGCTGGATTTGGTTCGTCAAGTGaaatgaaaaacaacagtGAGGTTGTGACCTCAAACTCGCTTATTGAACCCCGAGAAATAGAAATGAACACGTTAAGCACTGGAGACACACATAAAGGGTATTCCCCCTCTGCACAACATGATATTGTAAGCAAACCTTTATTAGAATTTGATGGAGCGATGAGAGAAGATCAATGTTGATATGAATCATGATTCCGCAACTTCTACACAACATATCGGCAACACATCAAATTAAATGCGGATATTATTTCTTGATCAAGCTTGAAAAGGCAAACTTTTTGGTTCACAGACAAACGGGGAAAATAGAAGTCGGATATATGCAATAATACCTAATCACATCGAActtgtcaaaataaaataattactgCCTGGACTTGGCTTACAGGTTGTAGTTTGCCAACGCTGATCTAGCTTTGTAGCCAGGAAAAAATGCAAACGGAAAACCTGGCGAAGTAACACCTGTATAAATTGCGTCCTTACGCATCGCTTCTTTATGATTGTTTGCAAAAAAGCTTGCATGCAAGagaaatacattttaacacaacctaaatttaaaattagtttatttctttagtaaagcaaattttatattatttattaattttaagcaTCTTACACACTGTTGATCTTAGTTAAACCGTAGCAatgtaaattgtgttttacaactatattaataataacaataataataataataataaagaaatataataactataaatataaaggaAATATTTTGGACAATTGCTTTTTCTGATCATGTACTAAAACAAACGCAATGTTTAACTGCATGACCgtctaaatatttttcaccATGACATTCTAACTTTATGTGTTGccactttatttaattttgtgatTTATAATTTTGCGTTTCGGCGTTTGGTGTAAGCGCAATATTACTCTCCTACCATGCATGTAATAGCGGGTGGAATTTCCAGAAACAGACACAGTGGTAAAAGGCTAAAAGCAATGCAACCTTGCATCTTGATTACATAAAAGCAACTAAATTTAACAGCCATGAACATATAAAAATGCATTCAACCCGAACTGAAGTTATGTAATCTagattataaaatacattattcaaaatagaatatatcaaaaacaaaattctgtGGATGATACCATGGTTTGGTTTGTCGGTATTCCTATTAATTCTATACTGTTAAATTAAACCCGCATTCTTCTATAAAGTTATTCAACATACCTGACTACAGGCGACAAACTAAAAGTAGTggcaaatataaacacaacacAAACTTAATCACTTTAAGTTAAACCAACTTTCTAAAATCTGCAATTTCTAGTAATTGAACTGATACAAATCTGTTTCCGTAAATCCTGAATATTCTGATAAcctcaaataaaaaaaaaattcctaaGCTGCCTGTGGAGTATTATGTAACTGGATCAAGTGAAATGAAACATCACTGCATCTCAGCATATATGTGGCTGTCACGTCTCTCCAATGGTTGGAAAGTTGAGAGAGGTCTCTGAGTGGAGAATGACCTTGTATGGATCCAAGCATAATGTGTGACATGGATTCTATCATCATTAATTGCCCAGATACAATTGTTGTTTGATTTGTTCAACTCATACACATCAGTTNNNNNNNNNNNNNNNNNNNNNNNNNNNNNNNNNNNNNNNNNNNNNNNNNNNNNNNNNNNNNNNNNNNNNNNNNNNNNNNNNNNNNNNNNNNNNNNNNNNNNNNNNNNNNNNNNNNNNNNNNNNNNcacgcgaggataaagtaagttacattcattcattcacattcaagTGGCTTATGCCAAATATAGATAAAGTGTGTAGCAATATCATATTTGTGGCAAAAGTCTtagctttattattattataaattaaacagcaTTTGTATTCTTTATAGATTATGTACCCTACTTTGTAGGTAAAGGTAACACTGACACTAACAGTAACACGTTAAAAACTTAAGTACGCAGTGTAGCAAAGAATGTTTATACTCGATTTTTACAGGGTATATTATTAGATTCTGTTATTTACATGCActcccaataaaaaaaaataatttataaattaatttagtgctgaaaattaacaaagattttgaagtgtcccattttaccccatccGTTTGCGAACTGCTATAAAAGCATCTGGTTTGCGAATCGCAGAATAACTCATTTTCAAGTGTTGTCAATCAAAAGAAACCGCCTATTTTGAGAATATTTGCCATAAATTAGCATAATATAACCGTATCTATTGGTCGACCTCATTCCATACATATGctaaatcattttttagtCATGAACTGCGACGTGAGAGTATGATACAAGATTCCAACCACGCGCTCAGACATTGGCTAAGCTAGCGGATTCTCCCGCAGACTGCTATGTTGCTCGTAATGCATACGCCATACATGACTCtttgttatgtaacaatgggCAATCTACCTAGCgaattgttatattttctcaACCCTAGGATATTATTTTATGACGAACCACAAGAAATGTAGTATATTGTTTTTTCATGTGAACCATATGAAATTTGTGATGGAAGCATTACTTCAACTGGAATTTTTGcgccaaatatttttaaagcatCTGGTTTTGTGAAAGTAAAGCATGAAATAATCATTAATCATGCTTAATTGCACCGTGTTTCCGATAAAggaaagtttcaaaataactTCCGTATACTTTTTCCCTGCTCTACACTCGCTTCATTGTccgttgtgacgtaacacattTATCTG
This window encodes:
- the LOC113474915 gene encoding calcium homeostasis modulator protein 6-like isoform X2, whose protein sequence is MNQKTWKLMTGCARRHQAAARGYKAGCATLMEILMQAMVAPCAWIAIAMLDGKYYACATTVQPFDMTCRAVTRTPANKIRYTVTYERNKRKSQTLGWIFIALALFIGSIVYMANRWFSRLTYLHRNYMLWYHDIEDQKFELIAKEQIEEEAEKNIRNFLADKRPKLNWDKISTVFDLVRDRKGYAIYSRLDEWNECHPINVEDNISDKTTNGSKDKHSSVADDAGFGSSSEMKNNSEVVTSNSLIEPREIEMNTLSTGDTHKGYSPSAQHDIVSKPLLEFDGAMREDQC
- the LOC113474915 gene encoding calcium homeostasis modulator protein 6-like isoform X1 gives rise to the protein MVKLPENVNSLLLSAGKTVKTSSGSAVNIIICLFTVGSEQLFSFAVFNCPCTRNSTSATLIPGVSENAIYGGVYIIVPAIALFILGIAMNQKTWKLMTGCARRHQAAARGYKAGCATLMEILMQAMVAPCAWIAIAMLDGKYYACATTVQPFDMTCRAVTRTPANKIRYTVTYERNKRKSQTLGWIFIALALFIGSIVYMANRWFSRLTYLHRNYMLWYHDIEDQKFELIAKEQIEEEAEKNIRNFLADKRPKLNWDKISTVFDLVRDRKGYAIYSRLDEWNECHPINVEDNISDKTTNGSKDKHSSVADDAGFGSSSEMKNNSEVVTSNSLIEPREIEMNTLSTGDTHKGYSPSAQHDIVSKPLLEFDGAMREDQC